One genomic segment of Gottschalkia acidurici 9a includes these proteins:
- a CDS encoding D-alanyl-D-alanine carboxypeptidase family protein: protein MKKVLPLLLVLIITACNTFSYAVNETNVNDSLELSAESAILINADTGEILYSKDPYKKMFPASTTKILTAIIAIENSSLSEKVIIDNETINGIDGSHIALEPGEVLSMKDLLYALLIESANDAAVAIARHISGSVENFSKLMNEKAAKIGAKNSNFLNPNGLPNENHTTTAYDLAMIGKYAMENETFRKIVSNYTYTIEPTNKKSDPRIMNSSNKLLYSQNKIDVDGVSVPIKYDGINGVKTGYTQVAQQCLVSSVNRDNQKYISVVLHSIGSNVYVDTHKLFNYGFTSYKPTKIASKNEFVDNISIKSGSSPFITSVFADDLYATVPIGKNLNIEKEFIPIKDIKPPISKGQVVGKVTFKADNKVIGSMDVISKTDIHSSVSVVQKSLDFLFSKWWFWLICSFIFLRLYVGILRVSRRMKKLKRRKFRKNHITIIDTKVL, encoded by the coding sequence TTGAAAAAAGTTTTACCACTCTTGCTGGTACTAATAATCACTGCCTGTAATACTTTCTCATACGCAGTTAATGAAACTAATGTCAATGATTCCCTAGAGCTTTCCGCTGAATCTGCTATACTTATAAACGCAGACACAGGAGAAATTCTCTACAGTAAAGATCCTTATAAAAAAATGTTTCCTGCTAGTACAACTAAAATTCTGACAGCTATTATTGCAATAGAAAACAGTAGTTTATCTGAGAAAGTAATAATAGACAATGAAACTATAAACGGTATAGATGGAAGTCATATAGCCCTAGAACCTGGTGAAGTACTTTCTATGAAAGATCTTCTTTATGCATTATTGATAGAGTCTGCTAATGATGCTGCAGTGGCTATAGCGAGGCATATATCTGGTTCTGTAGAAAATTTTTCAAAGCTTATGAATGAAAAAGCTGCTAAAATAGGCGCTAAAAATAGTAACTTTTTAAATCCCAACGGTCTTCCAAATGAAAATCATACCACTACAGCATATGATTTAGCCATGATTGGTAAGTACGCTATGGAAAATGAAACTTTTCGTAAAATTGTTAGTAATTATACCTATACTATAGAGCCTACTAATAAAAAAAGTGATCCTAGAATTATGAATTCTTCAAATAAACTTTTATATAGTCAAAATAAAATTGATGTAGATGGTGTCTCAGTTCCTATAAAGTATGATGGTATAAATGGAGTTAAAACTGGATATACACAAGTAGCACAGCAATGCTTAGTATCTTCTGTGAATAGAGACAATCAAAAATATATAAGTGTGGTTCTGCATTCTATAGGGTCTAATGTCTATGTAGATACGCATAAGCTATTTAACTATGGCTTTACAAGCTATAAACCTACTAAGATAGCTAGTAAAAATGAATTTGTAGATAATATAAGCATTAAAAGTGGAAGTTCTCCTTTTATAACTAGTGTTTTTGCTGATGACCTCTATGCTACTGTACCTATTGGAAAAAATCTTAATATAGAAAAAGAATTTATTCCTATTAAAGATATAAAGCCTCCTATTTCTAAAGGACAAGTTGTTGGTAAAGTTACTTTTAAGGCTGATAATAAGGTTATAGGAAGTATGGATGTTATTTCTAAAACTGATATTCATAGCAGTGTTAGCGTAGTACAGAAGTCTTTAGACTTTCTTTTTTCTAAGTGGTGGTTTTGGTTAATATGTTCTTTTATATTCTTAAGATTGTATGTAGGAATTCTTAGAGTGTCTAGAAGAATGAAAAAACTTAAAAGAAGAAAGTTTAGAAAAAATCATATAACTATAATAGATACTAAAGTTCTTTAA